In Corvus cornix cornix isolate S_Up_H32 chromosome 4A, ASM73873v5, whole genome shotgun sequence, one genomic interval encodes:
- the SRPX2 gene encoding sushi repeat-containing protein SRPX2 isoform X2, translating into MAQEAAPILLVVLARLVSSTWHEGSGYYLESHTNEVYAEEAPPEPALDYRRVPQWCATLNIHRGEATCYSPRGSSYRSSLGTRCELSCTRGYRLVGPSAVQCLPSRHWSGMAYCRQIRCHVLPAVLRGSYVCSAGVQMDSRCDYTCLPGYQLEGDRSRVCMEDGHWSGSEPICVDMEPPKIRCPDSRQRIAEPGKLTATVYWDPPRVRDSADGVIKRVMLRGPEPGSEFPEGEHVIRYTAHDQAYNRASCKFSIRVQVRRCPVLKPPQNGYISCTSDGNNYGATCEYLCDGGYERQGTSLRVCQSTQQWTGSQPLCAPMQINTDVNSAASLLDQFHEKRRLFVISAPDPSNRYYKMQISMLQQAACGLDLRHVTTVELVGQPPHEVGRIREHRLSLGIIEELRRFLHLTRSHFNAVLLDKAGTDRERYISPVSPDELFVFIDTYLLSEREAARRAQSGDPCE; encoded by the exons ATGGCGCAGGAGGCAGCCCCCATCCTGCTGGTTGTCCTTGCCAGGCTGGTGTCATCCACGTGGCATGAAG ggtCTGGCTACTACCTGGAGAGTCACACCAACGAGGTGTACGCAGAAGAAGCCccccctgagcctgccctggaCTACCGTAGAG TGCCCCAGTGGTGCGCCACGCTCAACATCCACCGCGGAGAGGCCACTTGTTACTCGCCCCGGGGCAGCTCCTACcgcagcagcctggggacacgCTGCGAGCTGAGCTGCACCCGCGGGTACCGGCTGGTGGGTCCCAGTGCTGTCCAGTGCCTGCCCAGCCGCCACTGGTCAGGGATGGCGTACTGCCGAC AAATCCGGTGCCACGTGCTGCCAGCGGTGCTGCGGGGCTCCTACGTGTGCTCAGCAGGCGTGCAGATGGATTCCCGCTGTGACTACACCTGCCTGCCCGGCTACCAGCTGGAGGGTGACCGGAGTCGCGTCTGCATGGAGGATGGGCACTGGAGCGGGAGCGAGCCAATCTGTGTAG ATATGGAGCCTCCCAAGATCCGCTGTCCAGACTCCCGGCAGCGCATCGCAGAGCCAGGCAAGCTGACTGCCACTGTCTACTGGGACCCTCCCCGCGTGAGGGACTCTGCTGACGGAGTCATCAAGAG GGTGATGCTGCGGGGCCCGGAGCCCGGCTCCGAATTCCCTGAAGGAGAGCATGTGATCCGCTACACCGCCCACGACCAGGCTTACAACCGAGCCAGCTGCAAGTTCAGCATCCGTGTCCAAG TGAGGCGCTGCCCTGTCCTGAAGCCTCCGCAGAACGGATACATCTCCTGCACCTCCGACGGCAACAACTACGGTGCCACCTGCGAGTATCTGTGCGACGGGGGCTACGAGCGCCAGGGCACCTCCCTGCGGGTCTGCCAGTCCACCCAGCAGTGGACGGGCTCCCAGCCCCTTTGTGCAC CCATGCAGATCAACACGGATGTGAACTCAGCCGCCAGCCTGCTGGATCAGTTCCATGAGAAACGCCGCCTCTTTGTCATCTCAGCCCCCGACCCCTCAAACCGCTACTACAAGATGCAGATCTCCATGCTGCAG CAAGCTGCCTGCGGGCTGGACCTGCGCCACGTCACCACCGTCGAGCTGGTGGGGCAGCCCCCACACGAGGTGGGACGCATCCGGGAGCACCGCCTGTCCCTCGGCATCATCGAGGAGCTCAG GCGCTTCCTGCACCTCACACGCTCCCACTTCAACGCGGTGCTGCTGGACAAGGCGGGCACCGACCGCGAGCGCTACATCTCCCCGGTGAGCCCCGACGAGCTCTTCGTGTTCATCGACACGTACCTGCTGAGCGAGCGCGAGGCGGCCCGGCGGGCACAGAGCGGGGATCCCTGCGAGTGA
- the SRPX2 gene encoding sushi repeat-containing protein SRPX2 isoform X1, which yields MKARCAPGGGPQGWRRAVLAPSVGPLCAARVAWGQRLRPSPFSSFILPWSTGKRLHPHQPRPGSVLTIPCLGSGYYLESHTNEVYAEEAPPEPALDYRRVPQWCATLNIHRGEATCYSPRGSSYRSSLGTRCELSCTRGYRLVGPSAVQCLPSRHWSGMAYCRQIRCHVLPAVLRGSYVCSAGVQMDSRCDYTCLPGYQLEGDRSRVCMEDGHWSGSEPICVDMEPPKIRCPDSRQRIAEPGKLTATVYWDPPRVRDSADGVIKRVMLRGPEPGSEFPEGEHVIRYTAHDQAYNRASCKFSIRVQVRRCPVLKPPQNGYISCTSDGNNYGATCEYLCDGGYERQGTSLRVCQSTQQWTGSQPLCAPMQINTDVNSAASLLDQFHEKRRLFVISAPDPSNRYYKMQISMLQQAACGLDLRHVTTVELVGQPPHEVGRIREHRLSLGIIEELRRFLHLTRSHFNAVLLDKAGTDRERYISPVSPDELFVFIDTYLLSEREAARRAQSGDPCE from the exons ATGAAGGCACGGTGCGCGCCCGGGGGCGGCCCGCAAGGATGGCGCAGGGCTGTCCTCGCCCCGTCCGTGGGGCCCCTCTGCGCAGCACGGGTGGCGTGGGGCCAGCGTCTCCGGCCAAGCCCCTTCAGCAGCTTCATCCTTCCCTGGAGCACGGGCAAGAGGCTGCATCCCCACCAGCCCCGGCCGGGCAGCGTGCTCACCATCCCTTGCCTTG ggtCTGGCTACTACCTGGAGAGTCACACCAACGAGGTGTACGCAGAAGAAGCCccccctgagcctgccctggaCTACCGTAGAG TGCCCCAGTGGTGCGCCACGCTCAACATCCACCGCGGAGAGGCCACTTGTTACTCGCCCCGGGGCAGCTCCTACcgcagcagcctggggacacgCTGCGAGCTGAGCTGCACCCGCGGGTACCGGCTGGTGGGTCCCAGTGCTGTCCAGTGCCTGCCCAGCCGCCACTGGTCAGGGATGGCGTACTGCCGAC AAATCCGGTGCCACGTGCTGCCAGCGGTGCTGCGGGGCTCCTACGTGTGCTCAGCAGGCGTGCAGATGGATTCCCGCTGTGACTACACCTGCCTGCCCGGCTACCAGCTGGAGGGTGACCGGAGTCGCGTCTGCATGGAGGATGGGCACTGGAGCGGGAGCGAGCCAATCTGTGTAG ATATGGAGCCTCCCAAGATCCGCTGTCCAGACTCCCGGCAGCGCATCGCAGAGCCAGGCAAGCTGACTGCCACTGTCTACTGGGACCCTCCCCGCGTGAGGGACTCTGCTGACGGAGTCATCAAGAG GGTGATGCTGCGGGGCCCGGAGCCCGGCTCCGAATTCCCTGAAGGAGAGCATGTGATCCGCTACACCGCCCACGACCAGGCTTACAACCGAGCCAGCTGCAAGTTCAGCATCCGTGTCCAAG TGAGGCGCTGCCCTGTCCTGAAGCCTCCGCAGAACGGATACATCTCCTGCACCTCCGACGGCAACAACTACGGTGCCACCTGCGAGTATCTGTGCGACGGGGGCTACGAGCGCCAGGGCACCTCCCTGCGGGTCTGCCAGTCCACCCAGCAGTGGACGGGCTCCCAGCCCCTTTGTGCAC CCATGCAGATCAACACGGATGTGAACTCAGCCGCCAGCCTGCTGGATCAGTTCCATGAGAAACGCCGCCTCTTTGTCATCTCAGCCCCCGACCCCTCAAACCGCTACTACAAGATGCAGATCTCCATGCTGCAG CAAGCTGCCTGCGGGCTGGACCTGCGCCACGTCACCACCGTCGAGCTGGTGGGGCAGCCCCCACACGAGGTGGGACGCATCCGGGAGCACCGCCTGTCCCTCGGCATCATCGAGGAGCTCAG GCGCTTCCTGCACCTCACACGCTCCCACTTCAACGCGGTGCTGCTGGACAAGGCGGGCACCGACCGCGAGCGCTACATCTCCCCGGTGAGCCCCGACGAGCTCTTCGTGTTCATCGACACGTACCTGCTGAGCGAGCGCGAGGCGGCCCGGCGGGCACAGAGCGGGGATCCCTGCGAGTGA
- the TSPAN6 gene encoding tetraspanin-6 isoform X1 translates to MASPSRRLQTKPVITCLKSVLLTYTFVFWVSGIVLLAVGIWGRVSLAVYFSLLDEKATNVPFVLVGAGTVVVLLGTFGCFATCRGSTWMLKLYAMLLSLIFLIVLVAAIVGFVFRHEIKTNFESNLNLALEDYNVTADRHSEAVDTIQRTLHCCGVQNYSDWERTEYFSQRGIPRSCCKNQNDCSEEDLKDPNKAKLKVFVDGCFFLVTSTMESKMSVVAGISFGIACFQLIGIILSCCLSRYITNNQYEMV, encoded by the exons ATGGCGTCCCCGTCGCGGCGGCTGCAGACGAAGCCGGTCATCACCTGCCTCAAGAGCGTCCTGCTCACCTACACCTTCGTCTTCTGG GTGTCGGGCATTGTGCTGCTGGCCGTGGGCATCTGGGGCAGGGTGAGCCTGGCCGTCTACTTCTCCCTGTTGGACGAGAAAGCCACCAATGTCCCGTTCGTCCTGGTGGGCGCTGGCACCGTCGTTGTCCTCCTGGGCACCTTCGGCTGCTTTGCCACCTGCCGCGGCAGCACCTGGATGCTCAAGCTG TATGCAATGCTCCTGTCCCTCATCTTCCTCATCGTCCTGGTGGCCGCCATCGTGGGGTTCGTCTTCAGGCACGAG ATAAAGACAAACTTTGAGAGTAACCTGAACCTGGCCTTGGAGGATTACAACGTGACGGCGGACCGGCACAGCGAGGCCGTCGACACCATCCAGAGAACG ctgcactgctgcGGGGTGCAGAACTATTCTGACTGGGAGAGGACTGAATACTTCAGCCAGAGGGGCATCCCCCGGAGCTGTTGCAAGAACCAGAACGACTGCTCGGAGGAAGATCTGAAAGACCCAAACAAGGCGAAGCTTAAAGTGTTTGTGGAT GGTTGTTTTTTCCTGGTAACATCAACAATGGAGTCCAAAATGAGCGTTGTGGCCGGAATCTCCTTTGGCATCGCGTGTTTCCAG ttgaTCGGCATCattctctcctgctgcctgtcccGGTACATCACAAACAATCAGTATGAGATGGTGTAG
- the TSPAN6 gene encoding tetraspanin-6 isoform X2 produces MASPSRRLQTKPVITCLKSVLLTYTFVFWVSGIVLLAVGIWGRVSLAVYFSLLDEKATNVPFVLVGAGTVVVLLGTFGCFATCRGSTWMLKLIKTNFESNLNLALEDYNVTADRHSEAVDTIQRTLHCCGVQNYSDWERTEYFSQRGIPRSCCKNQNDCSEEDLKDPNKAKLKVFVDGCFFLVTSTMESKMSVVAGISFGIACFQLIGIILSCCLSRYITNNQYEMV; encoded by the exons ATGGCGTCCCCGTCGCGGCGGCTGCAGACGAAGCCGGTCATCACCTGCCTCAAGAGCGTCCTGCTCACCTACACCTTCGTCTTCTGG GTGTCGGGCATTGTGCTGCTGGCCGTGGGCATCTGGGGCAGGGTGAGCCTGGCCGTCTACTTCTCCCTGTTGGACGAGAAAGCCACCAATGTCCCGTTCGTCCTGGTGGGCGCTGGCACCGTCGTTGTCCTCCTGGGCACCTTCGGCTGCTTTGCCACCTGCCGCGGCAGCACCTGGATGCTCAAGCTG ATAAAGACAAACTTTGAGAGTAACCTGAACCTGGCCTTGGAGGATTACAACGTGACGGCGGACCGGCACAGCGAGGCCGTCGACACCATCCAGAGAACG ctgcactgctgcGGGGTGCAGAACTATTCTGACTGGGAGAGGACTGAATACTTCAGCCAGAGGGGCATCCCCCGGAGCTGTTGCAAGAACCAGAACGACTGCTCGGAGGAAGATCTGAAAGACCCAAACAAGGCGAAGCTTAAAGTGTTTGTGGAT GGTTGTTTTTTCCTGGTAACATCAACAATGGAGTCCAAAATGAGCGTTGTGGCCGGAATCTCCTTTGGCATCGCGTGTTTCCAG ttgaTCGGCATCattctctcctgctgcctgtcccGGTACATCACAAACAATCAGTATGAGATGGTGTAG
- the TNMD gene encoding tenomodulin: MGETARQSPQDCRFLDAEAAKPRKKICPRYQLCGLLFSALLLSLILIFFGVKYLWNPAPRKVYDMEHTFFSNGEKKKIVMEIDPLARTETFSSGNGSEEILEIHDFKNGITGIFFVGLQKCFIKTQTKVLPETTEAKIPELEGEEITTTYFEQSVVWVPGEKPIQNKEFLKSSKIFDICKNVTIFWIHPTPIAAPELANLEGAEEEDPELLTDSQSWLDGGSEHELEKDMQAGPKRRARQLTEEDLPVNDYSENGLEFHPLWDERGYCCAQCRRANRYCRRVCEPLLGYYPYPYCYQGGRVICRIIMPCNWWIARMLGRV, encoded by the exons ATGGGAGAGACGGCTCGGCAGAGCCCGCAGGACTGCCGCTTTCTGGAC GCAGAAGCAGCCAAGCCGCGGAAGAAGATCTGCCCCAGGTACCAGCTCTGTGGACTGCTCTTCAGCGCGCTGCTCCTTTCTCttattctgatattttttgGTGTCAAATACCTCTGGAACCCAGCACCCAGAAAA GTTTATGACATGGAACACACATTCTTCAGCAATGGTGAGAAGAAGAAGATTGTGATGGAGATTGACCCGCTGGCCAGGACAGAGACCTTCAGCAGCGGGAACGGCAGTGAGGAAATCCTGGAGATCCATGACTTCAAAAAC GGAATAACCGGCATCTTCTTTGTGGGACTTCAAAAATGCTTCATCAAAACTCAGACTAAAGTCCTACCTGAGACAACAGAGGCCAAGATCCCCGAGCTTGAG GGTGAAGAAATCACCACCACCTACTTTGAGCAATCTGTGGTCTGGGTGCCAGGGGAAAAGCCTATTCAGAACAAGGAATTCCTGAAGAGCTCCAAAATTTTTGACATCTGCAAAAATGTGACCATCTTCTGGATCCACCCCACACCAATAGCAG CTCCTGAGCTGGCCAACCTTGAAGGGGCAGAGGAAGAAGACCCTGAGCTGCTCACGGACAGCCAGAGCTGGTTGGACGGGGGGAGCGAACACgagctggagaaggacatgCAGGCGGGGCCCAAGCGTCGGGCACGGCAGCTCACTGAGGAGGACCTGCCCGTCAATGACTAC TCGGAGAACGGGCTGGAGTTCCACCCTCTGTGGGATGAGCGAGGCTACTGCTGTGCCCAGTGCCGCCGCGCCAACCGCTACTGCCGGCGGGTCTGCGAGCCCCTGCTGGGCTACTACCCCTACCCCTACTGCTACCAGGGCGGGAGGGTCATCTGCCGCATCATCATGCCCTGCAACTGGTGGATCGCGCGCATGCTGGGCAGGGTGTAG